aaacactgaaaataaatcaacagcTCTCCACTTTATGTCATCGTGATCTTTTTCATTTCAAGGCTAACATTGAACAGTCACTTCTTGTTTTTACAGCTGCCAGCTGGCTGCAGAGACAATTTGAACCTTGAGCAAAGAAACAGCAGATTACACCTTTTATGATTACAGGCTAACAGAGAACTTGAATATTATGAATGTTGGGAAAGAAATCTGAATACATTTGTGTTACAATTTGTTCACAGTTATGTTCCCAGTCTTCCTGCTGTGTTTGATACAAACATCCTTGTTCTTTGGTTTCtttgagaaacacacaaactggtTGGTTGGAAACACCTCAGGCGCCTGCAGAGCTCTACACAAACATACTGGAACCAGACTCACTGAGCTGAGCTCGCAGAAAGGAATCAGGCTGATTATTCAATCAGTCAGTTCCTGTGCAGAAGGATTTATAAGATCTTATAGccaatgttcacacacacacactgtaagcTTCCATCAGTCCAGTCTGCATGGTGAGATCACTTTCCAAATGCTGCAGCACAAATCTAATAAAGGTTCCATTATAGCTGCTGCTTTTCAACTCACTccatctccctccctctttctctttctctttctctcctccctcttgttctttctctgtttctgtgcagttttACCTGTGCCAGGTTGTCTGTAGATCTGCAGAGTTGCAGGAGTCGGTCTTCTGCGACGGATCtgaagtaaacacacacacacacacacacacacacacacacacacacacacacacagtatttttattCCTTCTCCTTGAAATATTCTTTTGCCCTCTGGTCCAGCACTTACATTAGGAAAGACCCTTTTTATTGCCCCAGTAGttaggctgtaacataaaaaacactCAATAggcttttaaaacacaaaactcaaCTTACTGTCAATATAAAAGTCAATTAAAAATCCCAACTGGTACTAAATGTCCtaatttttacattgtaaatatCCCATACACGTATGCTTCTGTTAAGACTTAACTTTTACACTTATAGCACTCAAGTCATGGTTTTACAAGAATACTTTCCCTCACATTGttgcaaattacaaaaaaaaacactagctACCCTAACAAGTCTCTAATATTATTTTGTTCTACTTCCTTCCtttaaaactactttttaaatttacctaaataaacttttaaaaaaaatttaacctgACTTATAGTGATTTCCAGACTTATTTACTGAACTAGTCATAGTTACAGCATTTATTACTGGAACCAATGGAAGGATTAGATTTAACAAAACTTAATCAGTAGGACTCTTCTGTTTCATGGTTGTcagataaaaagaataaaactgtcATATTCCAGTAATGTAAATTTTATCCTGTCTTGTATCAGCTTCCTTACAAATGAAGAACTTTCAGTTTCCATAAATGCTTCATAATGTCAGCAAAGTAAACACCAACATTAAATTGTTAAAGAGCATAGTTTTAACTCCATGGTTTAGTGTTAAAGGGAGAAAAACTagcttctgtttctttttgctttagGCATCAACCCCAAACAACTACAGGAAATTACATCATGCTTTACAACTTATGGTAATTTCTACCTTTGTTTCAGTTAGTTTGTGAAATCCCATGTTTCCCAGAATGCCTTTCAACGCCCACTTAATAGAGAGTGGGTCTGAACTCTTTGCAGTTGGTTGCAGATTGTTTGTGAGAGGagtatatttcatttttaaatgatgtcaCTTCTgcataattacatttacatcatcAGCTACTTGTAAAGCAAAccagaaaaaaagcatgaataaaaacatgccATTACAGCAGTTTGAAATtcaacattgttttttattttgtgtgtctgtacagttttatagttttacagTTGAgtgacttttcacttttttctcaATAGTACCTGCTCATAAACACCACTTTAAACTCTATGCCAATtaacaataaagcaaataatCTTGCACTCAAAGGATCACATGCACATAGGCTCAAACATGACAGGCCCATTAAATACACATGCCAGATACACAAACAGCAGTTTTCAGAAGTCCCTACATATGCAGGCATGCTGAACTGCACCCACACAGAAAATTCCAGACAAGAATCACAGGATCATAGATAGAAGTCTTACTCAGTCCCCCCTTTCACATACATAACCCCCACAGTCTTCTCACTCTGTAGCACAGAGAAAACACTTACATGTTCAGCGGCCTGTGGGTCCAGCTGTCCCTGCAGTGGAGGCACAGCAAACTGGATCTTCTTTGGACTGCTGGGCTCCATTATTACTGACTGAgatagaaagaaagacagagagagagagtgtgtgagagtgtgtatgtgtgtgtgtgtgtgtgtgtgtttgtgtgtgtgtgtgtgtgtgttaaggagGGAGGGTGtagagagggagggagtggTCTACCCTTGGCCAGCAGGGTCCATTATCACtaattgagagagagagaaaatagtAGCTTAGTCATTGcagcattttataaaacatacaCTGATGCAACAGTATCATAGAAGTGTACTTGTGGCATGGTACCATGTactt
The nucleotide sequence above comes from Channa argus isolate prfri chromosome 1, Channa argus male v1.0, whole genome shotgun sequence. Encoded proteins:
- the ppp1r1c gene encoding protein phosphatase 1 regulatory subunit 1C isoform X3, whose translation is MEPSSPKKIQFAVPPLQGQLDPQAAEHIRRRRPTPATLQIYRQPGTDVGDQHTASGESQTSDSSQRKQSTYAPPTMKAV